The Lepus europaeus isolate LE1 chromosome 5, mLepTim1.pri, whole genome shotgun sequence genome includes the window GAAGGAAGGCCGGCCCGGACCGCGCTGCCTGGGCCTCGCACGCAGCCGAGCAGAGGGGCAGGAGCACGGCTGTAAGCCGACTCGGCGGCTGTAAGCCGCTCGGTGGCTGTGTGAGCCCTGGCGAGTTGCTCAGCTTCTCTGTGCCTCGGTTCCCTCGTCCCCAAGATGAGGGTAAGATGAGTGCCCGCCTCCCAGAGCTGTCACTGACGCAGAGCACGGAGACAGATGGCGCTGACGCACTGGGACTGTTGCAGACAGCAGCCGGTGTCCTGTGAGGCTGGCGGCTCTCACTGGGTTGGCAGCAGTGTCCGGTGGAGCCACGCCCTGAACACTGAAACGGGCTGGCACGTGCTGAGAGGCAGTGAGGAGGGGTCTCGGAGTTAACATCTGAGCTGAGACTAACATGACCAAAGGGGCGCGTGTTCAGGGGCCGAGCTGTTTTATTTCCGACAGAAAACCAGTGGAGAATTTAGCAGAGCGCTGACCTCGGTTACTGTTGCTATTTTGAGAACAGACTGCAGGGGGCAGGAGTGGGAGCAGGGAGACCAGTGTGGAGTGGCCATGGCCGTGGCTGCTGGCACTCAGGCGAGGATGGGACCATGTGACCGGATTCAGGATCTAGGGGGGGATAGAGACGGTGCCAGCGGCCTCGCAGACTGTGCGGCTTCTCAGGAGGCCTGGGACCCTGcgcgggagggaggggctgcaggaggggcGGGCACCTGCAGAGTAGGGGCCCCCTGACCTGACTGAGGTACCTCTTCCTACAGGGGCTGCATCGTGTTCTCAGGATCCTATGCCTGGGCCAACTTCACCGTCCTGGCCTTGGGCGTGtgggctgtggcccagcgggACTCCATTGACGCCATAAGCATGGTGAGTCTGGGCCGAGCCGGGGCCCTGCACTGTGTTTCCCTCGCCCAGCCAGTCTTCTCCCTCCACCTCGGGCCCCATTGTCCATGGGTGCAGCCTCGTAACTAAGCCTCCTGGGCTACCAGCCCGCCTGGCTTCACTGCCTGAGCCGCTCTGAGAACCCAGGTCTGCTCTTGGGGGCCCCAGGGAGAACACAGGGTCCACGTGGTGCCCCAGagtgcctgctgtccccagcagtGGCTCATGTACCCTGGGACCTGCCTCTGGGGCTCTCAGGAGAGATGCGGCCACAAGGGAAGCCCACTGCGTGGTGACATCGGCGACACAGCTCCGTGATGGTGTGGGGCTCCCAGCACGTGCTGTGCCCGGGAGGTGCTGAGcgcccaggagcctcttcaggctGAGCCCGTGGCCTCTCAGAGTGATCAGGAAGAGATTTTCTTTGTGGTGGAGACAGATGGGTTGGATTGCAGGGGCCTCTGATCTTGGAGGCTCTGGAACCAAGCCTGGTCCCCATCACGGCCCCAGGGGTGACGGGgaagtgggcagggctggggctgtgcgggTGCCAGCAGCCTGGGTCCAGCCCTGGGCCCTAGCATCCCCACTGGAGCCCCCTCCGCAGGGGCGGCTGCAGTGGGGTGGCATCAAGGGCACCGAGGGCGGGCGGGCTGTCACAGGATGGCATGTCTTGCAGTTTCTGGGTGGCTTGCTGGCCACCGTCGTCCTGGACATAATCCACCTCGGCGTCTTCTACCCGCGGTCCGGCCTCTCGGACACCAGCCGCTTCGGGGCGGGCATGGCCATCCTCAGCCTGCTCCTAAAGCCCCTCTCCTGCTACCTCGTCTACCACATGTACCAGGAGCGCGGCGGGGAGCGCCTCTTCCACTCAGGTGAGGACGCCGCCCCCGGCCGCCTCGGGCTCCCCCTCCCGGGAGGGACAGACACACGACCCTTGCCAGCTGTCAGCCTGAGGCCGAGCTGGGGTGTGGCTCCCTTCCCAGGGCAGCTCTGGGCAGTCTGCTGCCTGAAGCCCGCCCTTGGTGCCCCCTGCTCCTGGCCCCCTGTCCAGCCACGTGGGGACTCCCCGGTCCTGTGCAGAGCCCATGCTGGGTGGGCTGGGGAGCTTCAGCAAAGACGCCACAGACCCGTATACGCCacggccccacccagccccacgcTCGCCCACGCCTACGCTCTCAGAACCCGTCTCCCTTCTCATGGTGCGGAGCCAGTGTTCCTGCCCTCTTGATACATGATCtcacttcctccccctcccctgagaAGTGGGGAGTGGTGGGGTGTAGGCGTCTACTTTCTACTCCTGGGAACAGAGGCCCGAGTTTCCCATGATTGACCTGGGCTGAGGCCCCTACCCTGGcaacctcagcagtgcctgcatcTGCCCCAGGGTGGAATGCCCGCCCATTGCACAGATAAGTAAACTGAGGCCCACAGACTGGGACTCGTTCAGGATCCCAGGACAAACGTGCAGGGTGCTTGGAGGCCCACCACCCTGCCAGGGACCTGGCCCACGTCCTCTGGGCATGGCCACCGTGCCAGATCCGGATATGGCTATCCCTCCTGGATATGGTACCGCGATGTCCTGTGGCTGGGATCTGTGGGCCGGGGTCCTGAGCGCTGCCTGGGAAGCACcggcccccagggccctgccgcCTCACTTTGAGccaggctgtgtgacctcagcaGGGCTCTGATCCCCTTGAGTCTTGGTTTCCTCACCTGCAAAGGGAGGGCGGTGAAAATACCTGCCCCGTGGACTCACGGGAGGATTGAACAGTGCCCCATGGACTCATGGGAAGATTTAACAAGTGCCCCGTGGACTCATGGGAGGATTGCACAGGTGCCCCATGGACTCATGGGAAGATTGAACGGGTGCCCTGTGGACTCATGGGGGAATAGAACAGTGCCCCGTGGACTCATGGGAGGATTTAACAAGTGCCCCGTGGACTCATGGGAGGATTGCACGGGTGCCCCGTGGACTCATGGGAAGATTGAACGGGTGCCCCGTGGACTCATGGGGGGATTGAACAGTGCCCCGTGGACTCATGGGAAGATTGAACGGGTGCCCTGTGGACTCATGGGGGGATAGAACAGTGTCCCGTGGACTCATGGGGGGATAGAACAGTGCCCCGTGGACTCATGGGGGGATAGAACAGTGCCCCGTGGACTCATGGGAGATTGAACAGTGCCCCGTGGACTCATGGGAGAATTGCACGGGTGCCCCATGGACTCATGGGAGGATTGAACAGTGCTCCGTGGAGACACGGGGGGATTGACCGAGGGACCCGGCTGCAGGCGCGATGCCTGGGCCACTGCCAGTGTCGCGGTGCTGGCGTCAGGGAAGGGCAGGCTGGGGTCTGGTCTCGGTGCTCACCCTGCATTTTTCCTTCCCCGCTGCACTGCCCCAGGCTTCCTCGGGCCTTCTCACGACCACAGCGCCTACCAGACAATTGACTCGCCAGAGGCACCTGCCGACCCCTTTGCAGGCCCGGAGAGCAGGGATCCAGCCGTCCGGGGGTACTGAAGCCAGCGGCACGGAGCCTGGACCCACGCCTGCTGCTCACTTCCTGGTACTTGGGCGGTCGCCCGAGGGATGCTCCTGCCCCGCCTTTCTCAGACCTGAGTGGACTGTCGTCCTGCCCCGCATGGCAGGTGTGGCCTGAATCAGCGTCCTGAGACGCCAGGACCCGTGCGGACACCTGTCCCAAGCTCCCCGAGGCCTCCTGCCACCCGCAGAGGCCGCCCACAGTCCCCAGGCGGGAACCCTGGTCTCCTTCGCTCCCACGCCACAGCTACGTGGAGCAGCCCCGTTGTACCTGAGTGTGGCGGATCAGTGAGGCCCGCTCACGTTCCCGTGGTCTGTGGGGCCCTTCCAGAGCAGCCCGGAGGGCTCCAGATCACGTTCGGCCTGGGAGTGAGGTCCCCAAGCTTCTCACTGCCTGGCCGCTCAGCTGCGGCCTGGAGGAGGTGTGTGAGCAGCACCCAGGACGCTCCAGGCCTGCAGGGCCCCTCGGGGCCACGGCATTAAAGTCAGGAATTCTGGGACAGGCTGCATTTCCAGCCATGTTTGatctggctgggctggggcctggctgctcATGGCTGGGGCAGTTTCCCCTTAGACTCTTGAGGTGGCGCCTGGCTGAGCTGCCTGTTCCGTTGTGGCTGGAGAAAGAGAACTCACACAGCTGCGGGGCTGGACCTGCCCtgagcctggctctggcctcgcCAGGGCCACAGCAGTGGAGGGCATCCGGGTGTCTCCATCAGACAAGCCGGCCCTCGGTCTGGACCCTGCCCTGCCGCTGATCGCCGTGTGCCTTCCGTGTCTTCTGGAAAGGGCTCATGCCTGCCAGATGGTGGATGCAAAGTCCgtgccaagtgcctgggctgtgaagggctccccagggcacagccaggctGGCGGTGATGAGCACGGGTGGGGAGGTGAGGGCAACTCTGGCCGCAACCGCTGTGCTCTGGCCTCGGAGCTGACTTGGGTTCAGAGTCCCTCCAGTCCCAAGGCCAGGTCCcgccctgctgtgtcccctctGGTTCCCTGGCATCCAGAGGTCAAGATCATGGACACAGTCCCCCACCATTGTGGAGCCGTCAGTCAGAGGAGGCTGAGTAGCTGCCGGGCCTGCAGGGTGCCGGGGGCTTCTCGGCAGGCGACAGCCCGAGGCCGACAGGGGCCCCGCAGTGCAGCCCGGGAGGCTGGGCGGTCGCGGTTGTGGGACGGTGGAGACAGCCACGCTGTTGTCCATCCCTGTGTGCCGAGCGCGCCAGCAGTGGAGCAGATAAAGCGTGCTTGTCCGTCAGAGCGGCTGCCCCGCTGTGGGTGGAGCCGGCTGCAGAGTGGCAGGTGCGAGAGAACGTGTGTGTTTTAAAACCTCAGCAGTGCCACAGGTAGTCAGTCttcttaagatttaattatttggaaggcagagctagagggagagcgatcttccatctgctggttcactccgcaaatggccgcaatggctgaggctgggccgggctgaaactccatcccagtctcctctGGGTCGTGGGGACCCCAGGGCTCatgccctcttctgctgctttcccaggcgcattcgcaAGCCTGATCGGAAGCAGGGCAcgtgggactggaactggtgctcctgtgggaggccagtgtcacaggcaggggcttaacccactgtgccacaacactcctCCCTGTATGTCATTCATGGCTGTGCACGTAGCACAATACAAAACCATGGGCCAGAAGGACACATCCTGTTCTTGATGGTAGTGGCCTTGAGTGGACACAGCACATGGCCAGGGGAGTGGGATTCGACCGAGGGCTGCCAAGGGCCCCTGGCACGGCGTCCATGTGGCCCACAGGTCAGGTTTCCCAACAGCAGGTCCCACACTCCCAAGTCTGGCTGGcttttgggggagggggcagaggagggctCCTGTCTCAGACGGGGTCCCCAGCAGCAGACCTTGGGAAGAAAGCCAGGGTCATTGCCAGGAGCTGCTGTGAGGAGGGTGTGGGGGACGGGTGGGAGGGGAGACTTAAACTTCCAGGCACTCGAGAGGCTCCCGATCCACGTCAGGAGTCAAGTGGCTCCTGGAACCCAAGGCAGTGCAGAGGCACCAGTGTGGCTGCCCCCGTCCACACAGCAGGCCCCAGCAGGGAGACTGAAGACtgactcatttgtttatttgacaggcagagtgacagagagagatcttccatcactggttcactgccccgatgcccacaagagccagggctgggccaggtgaaagccaggagcccagactccatccgggtctcacctgtaggtgcagaggcccaagcacgtggaccctCGTCTGCTCCCTGCCGGGcctgttagcaggaaggtagatcagaggtggagcagccggctctcaCACCGGTTCTCtgatagggatgctggcattccggggcggggggggggggggggtggggtgggggagcagcttaacctgctgtgccacaacaccagccccccgaGGGGCAAATCCTACCATTCACTGGACAAATGACTGGGGATACCAGACGGGGCAGAAAGGCCCTTCTGAGAGGCCCCTGGCCGTGGGGTGGCCTCCACGGGCATTCTAGCAACTGCCCAGCACAGCCCGCAAGTGCCTCCACCTTCGCCCTGGAGGGCTGCAGGCACGGGCTTTCACAAAGCTGAGCCTTCCAGGTGACAGAGCCGGAGGAACCGCCGAGGGCTGGCCACTGCCTTCCGCGAGCGTCTCCTCAGACCCGCCCTCAAGTGTCCAGGTTGGCCCAGAACTTCCAGCGCTACGACCTGTCCCCAAACCAGCTCTGGAGCCGGCGagccctggtttgaatcccaaatGTGCCTTGTGACTGGCTGTACAGGGACGGCAGCCTCCACCCTCACCACACTTCAGTTTCTCACCTGAGAAATGGGAGagtcggggccggcgctgaggcacagtgggtaaagcggctgcctgcagtgccagcatcccacatgggcgccagttcaagtcctggctgctccacttcccaatccagctccctgctagtgcacctgggaaagcagcggagtacgtgggcccctgcagccacgtgggagcctTCGCGGCCGGttgacggaagacctctctgcctctgcctccaccttcctgtaactctgattttcatgtgaataaataaatctttaaaaagcaatggGAGAGTCATGCGTCTGGCTCAGGGGTTAGGATCAAAAACCATGGAAGTTAAATGCTGAATAAATGTTAGATCCCATTACCTGTATTACTGTCAATTATTCAGAGAGGGAGGGTGTGAGCAGTCCAGcccattttttttgaaatccattttgaggccggcgccgtggctcagtaggctaatcgtccgccttgcggcgccggcacaccgggttctagtcccggtcggggcaccgatcctgtccgggttgcccctcttccaggccagctctctgctgtggccagggagtgcagtggaggatggcccaagtgcttgggccctgcaccccatgggagaccaggagaagcacctggctcctggctttggatcagcgggatgcgctggccgcagcgcaccggccgcggcggccattggagggtgaaccaacggcaaaaggaagacctttctctctgtctctctctctctcactgtccactctgcctgtcaaaaataaaataaaaaaaaaattttttaaaaatccattttgagaacattttctaagtgctttctttttaaatattcagaatATTGGGAAATTTTTCAGGAAGTGAAACAGGTTTCCTCACTGGCCAGCCTTCGGGCTCTGAGGGCCCAGTTCTCCAGGTGGTTGGGTGCTGGGCGCACACCTGTAACCTCAGAGAATATATGCAGAGAGAACGGTGTTGGAAAACTTAGATAGAAACTTGGAATCCCAGATTTGAACCCGAGGGAGTTGAAGAGCTCCCCTAGCCCAGTGGTttgaaaatctattttgtttCAAACCCCTGGCACAAAAGAATACCCAGAACATCAGAGAGAAGCCCTCCCCCCCTCACTCGCGGGAGTGAAAACACATCCCCTGGGTTCTGGCTGGGGACACCGGAGTTGTGACTTCACAGCAGAATGTGCAGTGCAGAGACTGGGGTGCAGGGGGAGTTCAGAGAGAAACAGGACTTCTGTAAATGAAACGGTCACTCCTGGAGCAAACACAGCTGAAGAGAGAATCGGTAATGTGCAAGACGGAGTGGGTAGAATTACTTAGAATGCAGCAAAAAGAACataggagaggagaaagaaggtatAGACTGTAGACTTCCTGAGGGAGATGTGGCAGAGGAGTTTCCAAAATGGGGAGAGATTTAAGAAGGCAAACAATCCCCAAACAAGTCACATCGACCCTGTCCCTGCCTGCTGCATCAGATAAAACGGGCTGCGGGGGCCCAGTAAATATTTAGAACTTACAGAGCGAATGGATGCAGAACTCCGGAGACAAAACGTTAGGATCCACGGAAAGATACGGGCCTAGGAGTGATGGTTACAGCTGACGTCTCCGTAGCAACCACGGACACAAGAAGGCAGGAGATGAGGTGTTGGGAGTGGGGAGAAAAGGGACGGCTCACTAAGATTGTGCACCCTGAGCCGTCTCGGGAACGGGGATAAACAAACATTCAGGAACTGAGTGGATGGCACCACCCATACACCCGCAGGACAGGAATGCCCGAAGAATCCTGGTGGACGGGGACTTTTGCAGGTGGAAGACCCGAGCCGTAGGAAGCTCACAGTTCAGTCCCCGAGAAAATAATAACAGCATGTAACTCAGGAGGAGCCGACCAGAGACGAGGTATTCTGAAGTCCTGGGTTAACTGTAGACTTTATAAACACATGTATCTTGGGCAGCCACTAAGAGAATGGGTGTGCAGTGCACAGTTTCGAAAccagtggctggggtggggcggggccagggcgagGAATAATTTTTAGTAATCCTAAAAAATGTAAGGAGGGGGCAGAATCTGACCATTAGCAATTCCCAAAGTAAGATGACTGGGGGCCGCGTGGGCACGCGGGATGCCCGCCTGGGTTCTGACCACTCCGCTTCTGCCGGGACTTCCTGCCCACGGGCCCCGGGGAAAGCAGCCGCAGGTGGCTCAGGTGCCGGCGCGGCCACACGGGGAGCCTGGCCGGAGCTCCAGcccctggcctaggcctggcccagccctggctgttgcagccgccTGGGGGTGGGTCAGCGGatgggtctgtctgtctgtctgtctctctgcctttcaaaggccCCGGGAGGCCCTGCATTCACTCTGGTGTGGACAcccagcagcaggggcaggtgaGCCGGCCCGAGGCTCGGAGGCGCGGCCCCCCAGGTCACGCAGCACCGCGATGCCGGCTcggtgctgctgcctcccagaggcgcCCACGCTCGGGACGGAGGCCACGGGCTGCGCGGGGCCGCTTGGCAGCTGCACCGTCAGGGAGTCTCGCGGAAGTGTGCCTGGGCCAAACTCGCGGCGCGACCAGGGAGGGATTCCGAGGCCGACCGCTGTCCGCCTTACACGTGCTGGGCCCCACGCCCGCAGCGGGAAGCGAATCGCCTGGCACGCAACCTCCGCGCGCGGAGACCACAGCTTCGCCCGCGGGCGCCCTCGGCAGCGATCCGGCCCGCGCGTGCGCAAACGCCGCGGTCAcgcccaggggcggggcggggccctcGAGGGGCGGGGCTAGCGCCGGGCGGGGCCTTTCGCGGGGCGGGGCGAGCACCGGGCGGGGCCTTCGCGGGGCGGGGCTAGCACCCGCGGGCTCGCTCTGCTGGCCCACGCTCGCTCCGCCCGGTCGCCTGCCGGGGTCGTTAGCTGCCCGCGGCCGAGGGCCCCTCCGGGTTCAGAGCGGTGTGCTCGGAGGAGGACCCGAGGAGGACGGAC containing:
- the AGTRAP gene encoding type-1 angiotensin II receptor-associated protein, producing the protein MELPAVNLKVILLIHWLLTTWGCIVFSGSYAWANFTVLALGVWAVAQRDSIDAISMFLGGLLATVVLDIIHLGVFYPRSGLSDTSRFGAGMAILSLLLKPLSCYLVYHMYQERGGERLFHSGFLGPSHDHSAYQTIDSPEAPADPFAGPESRDPAVRGY